The DNA window TGAATGTACTTTCGACGCCCAACGGCCGCATGATGTCGACGATGGCGCTGTCGCCCTGCAACGAGCGGGCTTTCAACCCAAGCAGTTCCAGTTCGGCCGTATCGTCGTCGGCGAGGGCGGCTACGCTGTACCAATAGCTGGCCCCCGACCAATCAGATTCAACGGCGTAGCTCTGCGGTGTGTACGGTGTCGGCTGAACGCGCAGTTGGTTGGCTGTCCAGTCGGTATCGACAACGGCCCCGAAATGACGCATCTGCTCGATGGTCATTTCGATATACGGCCGCGAGCCAACCGCACCCGTCAGGTTGATCGTCAGTCCGCTGGGCAGCAGGGGCGCAATCATCAGCAGGGCCGATACGTATTGGCTGCTCACGTCGCCCCGGATGCTGAGTTCACTGTTGCCGTTGGCCGTAAAGCCGTTGAGTTGCAGGGGTGGATACCCTTCGTTGTTGAGGTAGGTAATGTCGGCTCCTAACGACCGCAGCGCATCGACTAGAATACCGATGGGTCGCTCGCACATACGCGCCGTGCCGGTCATAATTTTCTGCTGGTTGGTGACGGTGAAATAAGCCGTCAGAAAGCGCATCGTCGTACCCGCGTCCAGAACATCGGCGGTCTGCTCGGTGCTTTTCAGCAGCCGGATCATGGTCTGCGTATCGCGGGCGCTGGCGAGGTTAGTCAGGTCGCAGCGGA is part of the Spirosoma rhododendri genome and encodes:
- a CDS encoding 3-phosphoshikimate 1-carboxyvinyltransferase encodes the protein MTAVRLSHPHRPVRATIPLASSKSESNRALIIDALTGFRCDLTNLASARDTQTMIRLLKSTEQTADVLDAGTTMRFLTAYFTVTNQQKIMTGTARMCERPIGILVDALRSLGADITYLNNEGYPPLQLNGFTANGNSELSIRGDVSSQYVSALLMIAPLLPSGLTINLTGAVGSRPYIEMTIEQMRHFGAVVDTDWTANQLRVQPTPYTPQSYAVESDWSGASYWYSVAALADDDTAELELLGLKARSLQGDSAIVDIMRPLGVESTFTETGVQLTKRPAEPTLEWDFTNCPDLAQTVAVCAAMKGIRLTLTGIESLKIKETDRVAALQAELQKLGAELVEVETNHRYEVRRLMQPLETLSVPEIDTYDDHRMAMAFAPVAMLHPIVIHEPGVVAKSYPSFWDDMARVVTVEEV